The proteins below are encoded in one region of Bosea sp. BIWAKO-01:
- a CDS encoding ribonuclease E/G, which translates to MANKMLIDATHPEETRVVVVRGSRVEEFDFESASRKPLRGNIYLAKVTRVEPSLQAAFVEYGGNRHGFLAFSEIHPDYYQIPVADRQALLAEEARADREEERDEERREKRGRRDRGRRDRDGRAKKASNDETVSADVVETDGKEAAMVNEGAPAFGEYFAPAVAESSDETVVENAAPLTFETVIEASAEAGEASADNEEARRPSENDEDENGEDSDDHGNDEPQEEPEQLGGGDALDDMPERPRHSRRQYKIQEVIKRRQIILVQVVKEERGNKGAALTTYLSLAGRYSVLMPNTGKGGGISRKITNAEDRKRLKEIAQELEVPEGMGIILRTAGASRTKVEIKRDYEYLMRMWESVRELTLGSVAPALVYEEGNLVKRSIRDLYNKDIDEVHVAGEEAYREAKDFMRMLMPSHAKSVKAYRDQTPLFASFGVESQLDAMFSNTVTLKSGGYIVINQTEALVAIDINSGRSTREHNIEDTALKTNLEAAEEISRQLRLRDLAGLIVIDFIDMEENRNNRAVEKKLKDCLKNDRARIQVGRISAFGLLEMSRQRIRTGVLESSSVPCPHCAGAGMIRSTSSVALQILRALEETLIKSASHNLSVRTRPEVALYVLNQKRAHLTDLETRFAIAITVSADATLLGTRYFEVERGEFVGNEGRVVPSPFKAEAIEHVDDDALDAAAEAEAAGGSEDVQEDAAQADAVAERGDGEARGDGGRKRRRRRRRRRGGERDANGQQIEGGSDAEGDEGDEDGDEHADSPAVAEAAPAPVAEPAEAPVAEVAAEAVEEAKPRRARRSTRKPKAETEQEAAPEAAKAAEGVAETVATEAAPAEKPKRSRARKKVVPITEDGVAAETPAPAVETPAAPVETPIASEAEPAPEPAPRVVEEPVAVVLTPPDPDRPKRGGWWNKLAGRK; encoded by the coding sequence ATGGCCAACAAGATGCTTATCGACGCAACACACCCGGAAGAGACCCGGGTCGTGGTGGTGCGCGGCTCGCGCGTCGAGGAATTTGATTTCGAATCTGCCAGCCGCAAACCGCTGCGGGGCAATATCTATCTGGCGAAGGTGACGCGGGTCGAACCTTCGCTCCAGGCCGCATTCGTCGAATATGGCGGCAACCGTCACGGGTTCCTCGCCTTCTCCGAAATCCATCCGGATTACTACCAGATCCCGGTTGCCGACCGGCAGGCCCTGCTCGCCGAGGAGGCACGCGCCGACCGCGAGGAAGAGCGCGACGAGGAACGCCGCGAGAAGCGCGGCCGCCGCGACCGCGGCCGGCGTGACCGCGACGGACGCGCCAAGAAGGCGAGCAACGACGAGACCGTCAGCGCCGATGTCGTCGAGACTGACGGCAAGGAAGCTGCCATGGTCAACGAAGGCGCGCCCGCCTTCGGCGAGTATTTTGCACCTGCGGTCGCAGAATCGAGTGACGAGACCGTCGTCGAGAATGCTGCGCCACTGACCTTCGAGACCGTGATCGAAGCCTCTGCAGAGGCCGGCGAGGCTTCCGCTGACAATGAGGAAGCGCGCCGTCCGTCCGAGAATGACGAGGACGAGAACGGCGAAGACAGCGACGACCACGGCAACGACGAGCCGCAGGAAGAGCCGGAGCAACTCGGCGGCGGCGACGCCCTGGACGATATGCCGGAGCGCCCGCGCCACTCGCGCCGCCAGTACAAGATCCAGGAGGTGATCAAGCGTCGCCAGATCATCCTGGTCCAGGTCGTCAAGGAAGAGCGCGGCAACAAGGGCGCCGCGCTCACCACCTATCTCTCGCTCGCCGGGCGCTATTCGGTGCTGATGCCGAACACCGGCAAGGGCGGCGGCATCTCGCGCAAGATCACCAATGCCGAGGATCGCAAGCGCCTCAAGGAAATCGCCCAGGAACTGGAGGTGCCGGAAGGGATGGGCATCATCCTGCGCACGGCCGGCGCCTCGCGCACCAAGGTCGAGATCAAGCGCGACTACGAGTATCTGATGCGGATGTGGGAGAGCGTGCGCGAACTCACGCTCGGCTCCGTCGCGCCGGCGCTCGTCTATGAGGAAGGAAACCTCGTCAAGCGCTCGATCCGCGACCTCTACAACAAGGACATCGACGAGGTTCATGTCGCCGGCGAGGAGGCCTATCGGGAGGCCAAGGACTTCATGCGCATGCTCATGCCGAGCCATGCCAAGAGTGTGAAAGCCTATCGCGACCAGACCCCGCTCTTCGCCTCGTTCGGTGTCGAGAGCCAGCTCGACGCGATGTTCTCGAACACCGTCACGCTGAAGTCCGGTGGCTATATCGTCATCAACCAGACCGAAGCCCTGGTCGCGATCGACATCAACTCGGGCCGCTCGACCCGCGAACACAATATCGAGGACACGGCTCTCAAGACCAATCTGGAAGCGGCGGAGGAAATCTCCCGCCAGCTCCGGCTGCGCGATCTTGCCGGTCTCATCGTGATCGATTTCATCGACATGGAGGAGAACCGCAACAACCGTGCCGTCGAGAAGAAGCTCAAGGACTGCCTCAAGAACGACCGTGCGCGCATTCAGGTCGGCCGGATTTCGGCCTTCGGCCTGCTGGAGATGTCGCGTCAGCGCATCCGCACCGGCGTGCTCGAGAGCTCCTCGGTCCCCTGCCCGCACTGCGCAGGTGCCGGCATGATCCGCTCGACCTCCTCGGTGGCGCTGCAGATCCTGCGCGCGCTGGAGGAAACCCTGATCAAGAGCGCCTCGCACAATCTTTCGGTCCGGACGCGGCCGGAAGTGGCGCTCTATGTCCTCAACCAGAAGCGCGCGCATCTCACCGATCTCGAGACACGCTTCGCTATCGCGATCACGGTCTCGGCCGACGCGACCTTGCTCGGCACCCGCTATTTCGAGGTCGAGCGCGGCGAGTTCGTCGGCAATGAAGGCCGCGTCGTTCCGAGCCCGTTCAAGGCCGAGGCGATCGAGCATGTCGATGACGATGCGCTCGATGCAGCAGCCGAGGCCGAGGCCGCCGGAGGAAGCGAAGACGTGCAGGAAGACGCGGCCCAGGCAGACGCCGTTGCGGAACGCGGCGATGGCGAAGCCCGTGGGGACGGCGGACGCAAGCGCCGCCGCCGTCGGCGGCGTCGGCGTGGCGGCGAGCGCGATGCGAACGGCCAGCAGATCGAGGGCGGCAGCGACGCCGAAGGCGATGAAGGCGACGAGGATGGCGACGAGCACGCCGATAGCCCCGCTGTCGCGGAAGCCGCCCCGGCTCCTGTAGCCGAGCCGGCTGAAGCGCCTGTCGCCGAGGTTGCAGCCGAAGCCGTCGAGGAAGCCAAGCCGCGCCGCGCCCGCCGCAGCACGCGCAAGCCCAAGGCCGAAACCGAGCAAGAGGCGGCCCCCGAAGCAGCGAAGGCAGCCGAGGGCGTTGCGGAGACCGTCGCCACGGAGGCCGCACCGGCCGAGAAGCCGAAGCGTAGTCGGGCGCGCAAGAAGGTCGTGCCGATCACCGAGGACGGCGTCGCCGCCGAGACTCCCGCCCCCGCAGTCGAAACTCCGGCTGCTCCGGTCGAGACGCCGATCGCCTCCGAAGCTGAGCCCGCTCCCGAACCCGCCCCGCGTGTCGTCGAGGAACCCGTCGCGGTCGTCCTGACTCCGCCGGATCCGGACCGTCCGAAGCGCGGCGGCTGGTGGAACAAGCTCGCCGGACGCAAGTAA
- a CDS encoding N-acetylmuramoyl-L-alanine amidase, translated as MGSIRLTFHSHSAGLNRLTVSGVVRLMLGSWLVLAPCAPANANPVVRPASEFPVATDARIEQVGEVVRLTMALSRPVEISASVMAAPDRAVIDLPSVNFQVQPNTARKSAGFVSAFRFGMFTADRSRIILDLAQPAVVAKAEVRKVRGGFGELVVELKRASRAEFQAASVRPAQQSQEGPASQAPRPHGETRQLVVIDPGHGGIDPGAVVASIAEKSVVLAFGLALKEQLEAGGRYRVMMTRDDDTFVPLGQRVKIARAAGADLFISIHADSLSQAQDVRGATIYTGSERATDAESARLAAKENQADAVAGLDAAEDVQDVAGILMDLAKRETRTFSSVFARNLVEKLGGSVKLHKVPLRSAGFRVLTAPDVPSVLIELGYMSSPKDAELLNSPSWRAQAVGAVHNAIDGYFTSTLSAGKAAANQR; from the coding sequence ATGGGATCCATTCGCCTGACGTTCCATTCCCACAGCGCTGGCCTGAACCGGCTGACGGTTTCAGGCGTGGTCCGTCTGATGCTCGGGTCCTGGCTGGTTCTAGCGCCATGCGCGCCGGCAAACGCCAATCCTGTGGTCAGGCCTGCAAGCGAGTTTCCGGTCGCGACCGATGCCAGGATCGAGCAGGTCGGTGAGGTTGTCAGGCTCACCATGGCGCTCTCGCGCCCCGTCGAGATCAGCGCCTCGGTGATGGCCGCGCCCGATCGGGCTGTGATCGACCTGCCTTCGGTCAATTTCCAGGTTCAGCCGAATACGGCGCGCAAGAGCGCCGGCTTCGTCAGCGCCTTCCGTTTCGGGATGTTCACGGCCGATCGCTCCCGCATCATTCTGGATCTCGCTCAGCCAGCCGTCGTCGCGAAGGCCGAGGTCCGCAAGGTGCGAGGCGGATTCGGCGAGCTGGTCGTGGAGTTGAAGCGCGCAAGTCGGGCCGAGTTCCAGGCGGCTTCGGTTCGCCCGGCTCAGCAGTCGCAGGAGGGGCCGGCGTCTCAAGCGCCCAGGCCGCACGGCGAGACGCGCCAGCTCGTAGTGATCGACCCAGGACATGGTGGGATCGATCCCGGTGCCGTGGTGGCCTCGATCGCCGAGAAATCGGTCGTGCTCGCCTTCGGGCTGGCGCTGAAGGAGCAGCTCGAAGCCGGTGGCCGCTATCGGGTGATGATGACGCGCGATGACGATACCTTTGTGCCATTGGGGCAGCGCGTGAAGATCGCGCGCGCGGCCGGAGCTGATCTCTTCATCTCGATCCATGCCGATTCGCTGTCCCAGGCGCAGGATGTGCGCGGCGCAACGATCTATACCGGCTCGGAGCGCGCCACCGACGCCGAATCGGCCCGGCTCGCGGCCAAGGAAAACCAGGCGGATGCCGTCGCAGGCCTTGATGCGGCCGAGGATGTGCAGGACGTCGCGGGCATCCTGATGGATCTCGCCAAGCGGGAAACGCGGACATTCTCTTCGGTCTTCGCGCGAAATCTGGTCGAGAAGCTCGGCGGGTCGGTCAAGCTGCACAAGGTACCCTTGCGTTCCGCAGGATTTCGTGTCCTGACCGCGCCGGATGTTCCCTCCGTGCTGATCGAGCTCGGCTATATGTCGAGCCCCAAGGATGCGGAGTTGCTGAATTCGCCATCCTGGCGAGCGCAGGCAGTCGGGGCGGTCCACAACGCGATCGATGGCTATTTCACCAGTACGCTTTCGGCTGGAAAAGCTGCTGCGAACCAACGTTGA
- a CDS encoding penicillin-binding protein 1A, producing MRFILRLFGWLFAAGTIVFVIGAVVAGGFIWHYSKDLPDSAQLRNYEPPVMSRVHAGDGSLIAEFARERRLYLPIQAIPKLVVDAYLSAEDKNFYKHMGVDPEGLVRAAITNFRNRASGRRPQGASTITQQVAKNFLVGSEQSLERKIREALIALRIEGTYSKDKILELYLNEIYLGAPAPGQGSYGVAAAALNYFGKSVHELNLQEVAYLAALPKAPTDLHPFRNRERAIERRNYVLDRMAENGVVKREEAEAAKKQPLGVNPRTVSPNNIAAGYFAEEIRRELQDRYGEKKLLEGGLSVRATVDPKMQLLARKSLVDGLVRFDEARGWRGAIQKLDISARDWGIALGDLPVLGDVAPWRLAVVLDVNGDSARLGLHPGRENSGHLRTERDTVTLTGEGIRWTRRARVAQAVSAGDVVYVEPMDSRPGQVRLRQMPEVNGAITVMDPYSGRVLAMVGGFSHDQSEFNRATQALRQPGSSFKPFVYATALDNGYTPSSIVLDAPIEVDQGGGLGVWRPENYDGKSTGPRTLRYGIQFSKNLMTVRLAKDVGMPLIAEYARRFGIYDDMLPVLSMSLGAGETTVMRMTAAYSMLVNGGKRIRPTLIDRIQDRFGGTIYRHDQRVCEGCNADKWASQKEPRLIDNRDQVLDPLTAYQMVSLLEGVVQNGTAQVVKSVGKPLAGKTGTTNEAKDVWFVGFSPDLAVGVYMGFDKPKSLGNSATAGQYAAPIFRDFMMAALKDKPATPFRVPAGIKLIRVDPRSGMRAGGEGGILEAFKPGTAPPDSYSVIGAAGEGGGAPLNVSPGGGRSVGSGTGGLY from the coding sequence ATGCGGTTTATTCTGCGACTCTTCGGGTGGCTATTCGCTGCGGGCACGATCGTATTCGTCATCGGTGCGGTCGTGGCCGGCGGGTTCATCTGGCATTATTCGAAGGATCTGCCCGACTCGGCGCAGCTGCGGAACTATGAGCCGCCAGTGATGAGTCGCGTGCATGCCGGTGACGGCAGCCTGATCGCCGAATTCGCCCGCGAGCGCCGCCTCTACCTGCCGATCCAGGCGATTCCCAAGCTGGTCGTCGACGCCTATCTTTCGGCCGAGGACAAGAATTTCTACAAGCATATGGGCGTCGACCCCGAAGGGCTTGTCCGCGCTGCGATCACGAATTTCCGCAACCGCGCGTCCGGTCGCCGGCCGCAGGGCGCCTCGACCATCACCCAACAGGTTGCGAAGAACTTCCTCGTCGGCTCGGAACAGTCGCTGGAGCGCAAGATTCGCGAGGCGCTGATCGCGCTGCGCATCGAGGGGACCTATTCCAAGGACAAGATCCTCGAGCTCTACCTGAACGAGATCTATCTCGGAGCTCCGGCGCCAGGGCAGGGCAGCTATGGCGTTGCGGCTGCCGCGCTGAATTATTTCGGCAAGTCGGTGCATGAGCTGAACCTGCAGGAGGTCGCCTATCTCGCGGCTCTGCCCAAGGCTCCGACCGACCTGCACCCCTTCCGCAACCGCGAACGGGCGATCGAGCGTCGCAACTACGTGCTCGATCGCATGGCCGAGAACGGCGTGGTGAAGCGCGAGGAGGCTGAGGCGGCCAAGAAGCAGCCACTCGGCGTCAACCCGCGTACGGTTTCGCCCAACAACATCGCGGCCGGCTATTTTGCCGAAGAGATTCGCCGCGAGCTGCAGGATCGCTATGGCGAGAAGAAGCTGCTCGAGGGCGGCCTTTCCGTGCGCGCCACCGTCGATCCCAAGATGCAGCTGCTTGCCCGTAAGTCGCTGGTCGACGGACTCGTGCGCTTCGACGAGGCGCGCGGCTGGCGCGGCGCGATCCAAAAGCTCGACATCAGCGCGCGCGACTGGGGCATTGCGCTCGGCGACTTGCCGGTGCTCGGCGACGTGGCGCCCTGGCGCCTTGCCGTCGTGCTCGACGTCAATGGCGACAGCGCGCGACTCGGCCTGCATCCGGGACGCGAGAATTCCGGTCATCTCCGGACCGAGCGCGATACCGTGACGCTGACGGGTGAGGGCATCCGCTGGACCCGGCGCGCCCGCGTCGCCCAGGCCGTCTCGGCCGGCGACGTCGTCTATGTCGAGCCGATGGACAGCAGGCCGGGCCAGGTCCGTCTGCGCCAGATGCCTGAAGTCAACGGCGCCATCACCGTGATGGACCCGTATTCAGGCCGCGTGCTGGCGATGGTCGGCGGCTTCTCGCATGACCAGTCGGAGTTCAACCGTGCGACGCAGGCGCTGCGCCAGCCGGGCTCGTCCTTCAAGCCCTTCGTCTACGCCACTGCGCTCGACAACGGCTATACGCCGTCGAGCATCGTGCTCGACGCGCCGATCGAGGTCGATCAGGGCGGCGGTCTCGGTGTCTGGCGGCCTGAGAACTATGATGGCAAGTCGACCGGGCCGCGCACCCTGCGCTACGGCATCCAGTTCTCCAAGAACCTGATGACCGTGCGCCTCGCCAAGGATGTCGGCATGCCGCTGATCGCGGAATATGCCCGTCGCTTCGGCATCTACGACGACATGCTGCCGGTGCTCTCGATGTCGCTCGGCGCCGGTGAAACCACAGTGATGCGCATGACGGCGGCCTATTCGATGCTGGTCAATGGCGGCAAGCGCATTCGTCCGACCTTGATCGACCGCATCCAGGATCGCTTCGGCGGCACGATCTATCGGCACGACCAGCGCGTCTGCGAAGGCTGCAACGCCGACAAATGGGCGAGCCAGAAGGAACCGCGCCTCATCGACAATCGCGACCAGGTGCTCGATCCGCTGACGGCCTACCAGATGGTTTCTCTCCTCGAAGGCGTGGTGCAGAACGGCACCGCGCAGGTGGTCAAGTCGGTCGGCAAGCCGCTCGCGGGCAAGACCGGCACCACCAACGAGGCCAAGGACGTCTGGTTCGTCGGCTTCTCGCCGGATCTCGCGGTTGGCGTCTATATGGGCTTCGACAAGCCGAAGTCGCTGGGCAACTCGGCGACGGCTGGCCAGTATGCCGCTCCGATCTTCCGCGACTTCATGATGGCTGCGCTGAAGGACAAGCCGGCGACGCCGTTCCGCGTGCCGGCCGGCATCAAGCTGATCCGCGTCGATCCGCGCAGCGGCATGCGCGCCGGTGGCGAAGGCGGCATTCTCGAAGCCTTCAAGCCGGGTACCGCTCCGCCTGACAGCTACTCGGTCATCGGTGCTGCGGGCGAAGGTGGCGGCGCACCGCTCAACGTCTCTCCAGGCGGCGGGCGCAGCGTGGGGTCGGGCACCGGCGGTCTGTACTAG
- a CDS encoding DUF1697 domain-containing protein, translating into MTAYIALLRAVNVGGTGKLPMSTLKAMCEEAGLRQVRTYIASGNVVFTSDADEAQIKRVLEEKLRTHAGKPVDVLVRSAAEMSGVLARNPFADKPGNRTVAIFVDEPLPADALDNARSINGELMHLAQREVYVFYGDGMADSRLRIPACHAGTARNMNTVAKLVQMSASL; encoded by the coding sequence ATGACTGCCTATATTGCCTTGCTGCGCGCGGTTAATGTCGGGGGAACGGGAAAACTCCCGATGAGCACTTTGAAGGCGATGTGCGAGGAGGCCGGCTTGCGGCAGGTGCGTACCTATATCGCCAGCGGCAATGTGGTGTTCACGAGCGATGCGGACGAAGCGCAGATCAAGCGTGTGCTCGAAGAGAAACTCCGGACCCATGCGGGAAAGCCGGTCGATGTGCTGGTCAGATCTGCCGCTGAGATGTCCGGGGTGCTGGCGCGCAATCCCTTTGCGGACAAGCCGGGCAACCGCACGGTGGCGATCTTCGTCGACGAGCCGCTTCCTGCTGACGCTCTGGATAATGCCCGCAGTATCAACGGCGAGCTGATGCATCTCGCCCAGCGTGAGGTTTATGTCTTCTATGGCGACGGGATGGCGGATTCGCGCTTGCGCATCCCGGCTTGCCACGCTGGCACGGCGCGCAACATGAACACGGTGGCGAAACTGGTGCAGATGTCGGCATCTCTCTGA
- the prfB gene encoding peptide chain release factor 2 (programmed frameshift), producing the protein MRPEVQTQLENAKQSIGLLRRHLDWDVAQRRLAELNALSEGPTFWDDAEQAQKLMRERTSLEDQINGILKLERDLDDALTLIELGEMESDAASITEGEVAIKAVEQEAARRQVETLLSGEADMLDTYVEIHPGAGGTESQDWAEMLLRMYRRWGERRKFKVEMLDYQDGDQAGIKSATLQFKGHNAYGWLKTESGVHRLVRISPFDSNARRQTSFASVWVYPVVDDRIVIDVKESDCRIDTYRAQGAGGQHINTTDSAVRITHIPTGIAVTCQQERSQHKNRAKAWDMLRARLYEVELKKREEKANAEAASKTDIGWGHQIRSYVLQPYQLVKDLRTGVSSTAPSDVLDGDLDPFMEASLAQRVYGTEVEVEDID; encoded by the exons ATGCGTCCTGAAGTTCAGACCCAACTTGAAAACGCCAAGCAGTCGATCGGACTGCTGAGGAGGCATCTT GACTGGGATGTCGCACAACGACGTCTCGCGGAGCTGAACGCGCTTTCCGAAGGCCCCACCTTCTGGGACGATGCCGAGCAGGCACAAAAGCTGATGCGCGAGCGGACCTCGCTCGAGGATCAGATCAACGGCATCCTGAAGCTCGAGCGTGATCTCGACGATGCTCTGACGCTGATCGAGCTGGGCGAGATGGAGAGTGATGCCGCCTCCATCACGGAAGGCGAAGTCGCGATCAAGGCTGTCGAGCAGGAAGCGGCGCGCCGGCAGGTCGAGACCCTGCTCTCCGGCGAGGCCGACATGCTCGACACCTATGTCGAAATCCATCCTGGCGCCGGCGGCACCGAAAGCCAGGACTGGGCCGAGATGCTGCTGCGCATGTACCGGCGCTGGGGCGAGCGGCGGAAGTTCAAGGTCGAGATGCTCGACTATCAGGATGGCGATCAGGCCGGCATCAAGTCGGCGACGCTGCAGTTCAAGGGCCACAATGCCTATGGCTGGCTGAAGACCGAATCGGGCGTGCACCGGCTCGTGCGCATCTCGCCATTCGATTCGAACGCCCGCCGGCAGACCAGCTTCGCATCCGTCTGGGTCTACCCCGTCGTCGACGACCGGATCGTCATCGACGTCAAGGAATCGGATTGCCGGATCGACACCTACCGCGCCCAAGGCGCTGGCGGGCAGCACATCAACACGACCGATTCGGCGGTGCGCATCACGCATATCCCGACGGGGATCGCGGTCACCTGCCAGCAGGAGCGTTCACAGCACAAGAACCGCGCCAAGGCGTGGGACATGCTGCGCGCCCGCCTCTACGAGGTCGAGCTGAAGAAGCGCGAGGAAAAGGCGAATGCCGAGGCGGCCTCCAAGACCGATATCGGCTGGGGTCACCAGATTCGCTCCTATGTGCTGCAGCCCTATCAGCTGGTGAAGGACCTGCGCACCGGAGTGAGCTCGACGGCGCCGTCGGACGTGCTCGACGGTGATCTTGACCCGTTCATGGAAGCGTCGCTCGCGCAGCGTGTCTATGGCACCGAGGTCGAAGTCGAGGATATCGACTAG
- a CDS encoding SGNH/GDSL hydrolase family protein, translating to MTVEKPRSRLRNGLINLGVSLASLLLFLAFCELVLFRFVLPGSDVPRNDFVNELVRYAPNQSGVWRVRDEIAAPFSINAKGWNSLLPDYPTERVPGRRRIALVGDSFVEALQVPVGRSFADVIQGGLASAGPVEVYRYGIAGAPFSQYLQMIDREVLAARPDQIVVLLIHNDFDESFVFTPGRYTSSFLKLRVEGGKVQGEIAPEPWRPRAVEWLRRTATARYFLYRWQVRPQALLDAFLGPAQAEDTRFAANIDVASVLSHEADIRAATDYMMVRLAAQARSIGAKLLVAMDGDRSAIYAGRPDSPALKLNRIAAEAASRAGIAFLDLHPVFAEDWARNQRRFEFAADAHWNENGHAVAGRAIQGALATP from the coding sequence ATGACGGTGGAGAAGCCTCGCTCCCGGCTGCGCAACGGCCTGATCAACCTTGGCGTGTCGCTGGCCAGCCTGCTGTTGTTTCTCGCGTTCTGCGAGCTTGTTCTGTTTCGCTTCGTGCTGCCGGGTAGCGACGTGCCGCGCAACGACTTCGTCAACGAGCTCGTGCGTTATGCTCCGAACCAGAGTGGCGTCTGGCGCGTGCGCGATGAGATTGCGGCGCCGTTTTCGATCAACGCCAAGGGCTGGAATTCGCTTCTGCCGGATTATCCGACAGAGCGTGTTCCCGGGCGTCGTCGAATTGCGCTGGTCGGAGACAGCTTCGTCGAGGCTCTGCAGGTCCCGGTCGGGCGCAGCTTTGCCGACGTGATTCAGGGGGGGCTCGCGAGTGCAGGCCCCGTCGAGGTCTACCGCTACGGCATCGCCGGCGCGCCCTTCAGCCAGTACCTCCAGATGATCGACCGTGAGGTGCTGGCGGCGAGGCCGGACCAGATCGTCGTGCTGCTGATCCATAACGACTTCGACGAGAGCTTCGTCTTCACACCGGGCCGCTATACGTCGAGCTTCCTGAAGCTGCGCGTCGAGGGCGGCAAGGTTCAGGGCGAGATCGCGCCCGAGCCCTGGCGTCCCCGGGCCGTAGAATGGCTCAGGCGGACCGCCACGGCCCGCTATTTCCTCTATCGCTGGCAGGTGCGTCCGCAAGCTCTGCTGGATGCGTTCCTCGGGCCGGCCCAGGCCGAGGACACGCGCTTTGCGGCGAATATCGATGTTGCTTCGGTGCTCAGTCACGAGGCCGATATCCGCGCCGCGACGGATTACATGATGGTCCGCCTGGCGGCGCAGGCCCGCAGCATCGGAGCCAAATTGCTGGTGGCCATGGATGGGGATCGCAGCGCGATCTATGCCGGCCGCCCCGACAGCCCGGCGTTGAAGCTCAACCGTATCGCCGCCGAGGCAGCGTCACGGGCGGGGATCGCCTTCCTCGACCTGCACCCCGTCTTCGCCGAGGACTGGGCCCGCAACCAGCGGCGGTTCGAGTTCGCGGCGGATGCCCACTGGAACGAGAATGGCCACGCCGTCGCCGGCCGGGCAATCCAGGGTGCCCTTGCCACGCCGTGA